A stretch of Megalobrama amblycephala isolate DHTTF-2021 linkage group LG14, ASM1881202v1, whole genome shotgun sequence DNA encodes these proteins:
- the LOC125246188 gene encoding complement C1q-like protein 2 has translation MIIFITVLMLNVWAISADEVLSPNINIIEELGKIKNMETIMKSLETEMERLRTENKELTATVTEQKENIRELRNEMKKKNEEISNLTLSQVELRKENRGREIAFSASLVESGDEYIGPFTTHFTLTYKNVFTNIGKAYNPFTGIFTAPLKGAYMFRVSIYGVAGTAATVSIIKNGEIVVSAYDEQPQGALNSSNGVVLILEVGDVVYVRLKAGRRIYDNENNHSTFSGFLLFPLK, from the exons atgattatttttataacGGTTTTAATGCTCAATGTGTGGGCTATATCGGCAGATGAGGTACTTTCACCAAACATAAACATCATTGAAGAACTGGGGAAAATAAAGAACATGGAAACAATAATGAAATCTCTGGAGACTGAAATGGAGCGACtaagaacagaaaacaaag AACTGACTGCCACTGtaacagagcagaaagaaaacatcagagaactgaggaatgagatgaagaagaaaaatgaag aaatttcaaatcttactctgagtcaagtggagttgagaaaggaaaatagag GCAGAGAAATAGCTTTTTCAGCTTCACTGGTGGAATCTGGCGATGAATATATTGGTCCTTTTACCACTCACTTCACACTAACCTACAAGAACGTCTTCACAAACATAGGGAAGGCCTACAACCCATTTACAG GTATTTTCACAgccccactgaaaggagcgtaCATGTTCAGAGTCTCTATATATGGTGTTGCCGGAACTGCAGCAACTGTATCCATTATTAAGAATGGAGAGATTGTGGTTTCAGCATATGATGAACAGCCTCAGGGTGCATTAAACTCCTCAAATGGAGttgtgttgatcctggaggttgGAGATGTTGTCTATGTTAGACTTAAGGCTGGCAGGAGGATATATGATAACGAGAATAACCACAGCACTTTCAGTGGTTTCCTACTGTTTCCCTTAAAATAA
- the LOC125246190 gene encoding E3 SUMO-protein ligase ZBED1-like, which translates to MLERFLEQQPAICAALLSSEVRKTEKDLCTLTESDVTTAEEVVSALKPMKEATQYMSKEKTPTLSVIAPLQDTLINGLKPIEGESAVIKEMKAAMAGDLQKRYTDLKATLHACSAMDPRFKSLPFLTENEREEVYDGLIVEAARLSMQPSESLWSVDEEWTANACADDEGMASKEEEEAVDEGEQFMEEESNQGQRLPPRNPRPSCPLAALLGERYGGGAA; encoded by the exons ATGTTAGAAAGATTCCTAGAGCAACAACCGGCCATCTGCGCAGCCCTGCTCTCCAGTGAAGTCAGGAAGACCGAGAAGGATCTGTGCACACTGACTGAGTCAGACGTGACAACAGCGGAAGAAGTAGTCAGCGCGCTGAAGCCAATGAAGGAGGCTACACAGTACATGTCCAAGGAGAAGACCCCCACACTGTCAGTCATCGCACCCCTCCAGGACACACTGATCAACGGACTGAAACCGATCGAAGGTGAATCTGCAGTCATAAAAGAGATGAAGGCTGCCATGGCTGGGGATCTTCAGAAGAGGTACACTGACCTCAAGGCAACTCTCCATGCATGTTCAGCGATGGATCCAAGATTCAAAAGTCTTCCCTTCCTGActgaaaatgaaagagaggAAGTTTATGATGGACTGATTGTAGAGGCTGCAAGACTGAGCATGCAGCCATCAGAG TCACTTTGGAGTGTGGATGAAGAGTGGACAGCAAATGCTTGTGCTGATGATGAGGGGATGGcatctaaagaagaagaagaagctgtAGATGAAGGAGAGCAATTCATGGAAGAAGAAAGCAATCAAG gtcaGCGTCTTCCACCCAGGAATCCAAGGCCGTCTTGTCCACTGGCTGCCCTTCTTGGTGAACGATACGGTGGTGGTGCAGCATGA